From Nilaparvata lugens isolate BPH chromosome 7, ASM1435652v1, whole genome shotgun sequence, one genomic window encodes:
- the LOC111046334 gene encoding protein Aster-C isoform X2, with amino-acid sequence MLFRLWQNALSDQSFSRADVLNLVKLYYGTDLSYSSEDDESIATDGYMSRSTSRASDPPKSPRFTTSIDNGEIREKMLSFVNAEVEFSESNEIKEEPITCPIPHEGRLILKGDFNVDVDKLFELLFSESEFFINFHKSRKNTDLKFIPWILNSDSKLKVRTFSLNVPVNQPLGPKSCHVKEKQILSKLSQPGKMYIVDAESTNHGVPYADSFCVEFHYCLLKTSSKSSSVSVHTRITYKKSVWGLIKSFIEKNVWAGVEDTFNHLLKSLNEHCQQEVNQDKNTESLDEKPNQPVGDLLASDRLSKNFISQLETETVIEPRQMTSLKTEKQVPLRAIIFSVLVVLALINFALFCHYNCSEKNFNIHKKLDNRLTNRVCDRSLDCPEAMYCTKSSQLDWRDLIHSLSIIQQAENNLRIAKARLIELIQRNSKMTSVAH; translated from the exons ATGCTATTCAGATTATGGCAGAATGCATTGTCTGATCAG tcattttccagAGCGGATGTACTGAATTTGGTGAAATTATATTACGGCACTGACCTGAGTTATAGCAGTGAGGATGATGAATCAATAGCAACGGACGGCTACATGTCAAGGTCAACAAGCAGGGCATCTGACCCTCCTAAATCACCG AGATTTACTACAAGTATTGATAATGGTGAGATAAGAGAAAAAATGCTGTCATTCGTAAATGCTGAAGTTGAATTTTCTGAAAGTAATGAGATTAAGGAAG AACCGATCACTTGTCCCATACCTCATGAAGGACGTCTAATTTTGAAAGGTGATTTCAATGTGGATGTTGATAAGTTATTCGAATTGCTTTTCTCAGAGTCTGAGTTTTTCATCAACTTCCATAAATCACGGAAAAACACAG ATTTGAAGTTCATACCCTGGATACTTAATTCAGATTCAAAACTAAAAGTAAGAACATTCAGTCTGAATGTGCCAGTGAATCAGCCTCTTGGGCCCAAGTCATGTCACGTTAAGGAAAAACAG atattGTCGAAACTAAGTCAGCCTGGAAAAATGTACATTGTCGATGCTGAATCAACTAACCACGGTGTTCCGTATGCTGATTCTTTTTGTGTGGAATTCCACTATTGTTTGCTCAAAACGTCTTCAAAATCTTCATCTGTATCTGTACACACGCGAATAACGTACAAGAAATCAGTTTGGGGACTTATAAAAa GCTTTATAGAGAAGAACGTTTGGGCTGGCGTAGAGGACActttcaatcacctattgaaATCACTCAACGAACACTGCCAACAAGAAGTGAATCAAGACAAAAACACCGAATCATTAGACGAGAAACCCAATCAACCAGTAGGTGATTTGTTAGCAAGTGACAGATTAagcaaaaatttcatttcacaACTTGAAACTGAAACTGTGATAGAGCCTCGACAAATGACGTCACTGAAAACTGAGAAGCAAGTTCCTTTGCGCGCGATTATTTTCAGTGTACTGGTCGTTTTGGCTTTGATTAATTTCGCCCTATTCTGTCATTATAATTGTTCGGAGAAGAATTTCAACATTCACAAGAAATTAGATAATAGACTCACCAATAGAGTATGTGACAG ATCTCTTGACTGTCCAGAGGCGATGTATTGTACCAAGTCCAGTCAATTGGACTGGCGAGACCTGATACATTCTTTATCTATTATACAACAG GCTGAAAATAACTTGAGAATAGCAAAGGCCAGACTTATTGAGTTAATTCAAAGGAACTCCAAAATGACTTCCGTTGCTCATTAA
- the LOC111046334 gene encoding protein Aster-B isoform X1: MNTPKKTKKIKKKYKKSSWYDVLYPTYKSRCIDFKRIFANVIPADDILIADYGCALQREILVQGRLYVSLNYICFYANIFRWETMVYVRWEDVSAINREKTAYVIPNAIQIHTENEKYFLTSFISRDKTYAMLFRLWQNALSDQSFSRADVLNLVKLYYGTDLSYSSEDDESIATDGYMSRSTSRASDPPKSPRFTTSIDNGEIREKMLSFVNAEVEFSESNEIKEEPITCPIPHEGRLILKGDFNVDVDKLFELLFSESEFFINFHKSRKNTDLKFIPWILNSDSKLKVRTFSLNVPVNQPLGPKSCHVKEKQILSKLSQPGKMYIVDAESTNHGVPYADSFCVEFHYCLLKTSSKSSSVSVHTRITYKKSVWGLIKSFIEKNVWAGVEDTFNHLLKSLNEHCQQEVNQDKNTESLDEKPNQPVGDLLASDRLSKNFISQLETETVIEPRQMTSLKTEKQVPLRAIIFSVLVVLALINFALFCHYNCSEKNFNIHKKLDNRLTNRVCDRSLDCPEAMYCTKSSQLDWRDLIHSLSIIQQAENNLRIAKARLIELIQRNSKMTSVAH; encoded by the exons ATGAACACACCAAAAAAGACCAAGAAgattaagaaaaaatataaaaagtctAGCTGGTATGACGTTCTATATCCAACTTATAAATCGAGATGCATTGATTTCAAAAGAATTTTTGCCAACGTTATTCCCGCCGATGATATATTAATTGCAG attATGGCTGTGCTCTACAACGTGAAATCTTGGTTCAAGGACGTTTGTACgtctcattgaactatatttgCTTTTACGCCAACATATTCAGATGGGAGACAATG GTTTACGTTAGATGGGAAGACGTGAGTGcgataaatagagagaaaactGCTTATGTAATTCCAAATGCAATCCAAATTCACACAGAAAacgaaaaatattttctaacaTCGTTCATTTCAAGGGATAAGACGTATGCTATGCTATTCAGATTATGGCAGAATGCATTGTCTGATCAG tcattttccagAGCGGATGTACTGAATTTGGTGAAATTATATTACGGCACTGACCTGAGTTATAGCAGTGAGGATGATGAATCAATAGCAACGGACGGCTACATGTCAAGGTCAACAAGCAGGGCATCTGACCCTCCTAAATCACCG AGATTTACTACAAGTATTGATAATGGTGAGATAAGAGAAAAAATGCTGTCATTCGTAAATGCTGAAGTTGAATTTTCTGAAAGTAATGAGATTAAGGAAG AACCGATCACTTGTCCCATACCTCATGAAGGACGTCTAATTTTGAAAGGTGATTTCAATGTGGATGTTGATAAGTTATTCGAATTGCTTTTCTCAGAGTCTGAGTTTTTCATCAACTTCCATAAATCACGGAAAAACACAG ATTTGAAGTTCATACCCTGGATACTTAATTCAGATTCAAAACTAAAAGTAAGAACATTCAGTCTGAATGTGCCAGTGAATCAGCCTCTTGGGCCCAAGTCATGTCACGTTAAGGAAAAACAG atattGTCGAAACTAAGTCAGCCTGGAAAAATGTACATTGTCGATGCTGAATCAACTAACCACGGTGTTCCGTATGCTGATTCTTTTTGTGTGGAATTCCACTATTGTTTGCTCAAAACGTCTTCAAAATCTTCATCTGTATCTGTACACACGCGAATAACGTACAAGAAATCAGTTTGGGGACTTATAAAAa GCTTTATAGAGAAGAACGTTTGGGCTGGCGTAGAGGACActttcaatcacctattgaaATCACTCAACGAACACTGCCAACAAGAAGTGAATCAAGACAAAAACACCGAATCATTAGACGAGAAACCCAATCAACCAGTAGGTGATTTGTTAGCAAGTGACAGATTAagcaaaaatttcatttcacaACTTGAAACTGAAACTGTGATAGAGCCTCGACAAATGACGTCACTGAAAACTGAGAAGCAAGTTCCTTTGCGCGCGATTATTTTCAGTGTACTGGTCGTTTTGGCTTTGATTAATTTCGCCCTATTCTGTCATTATAATTGTTCGGAGAAGAATTTCAACATTCACAAGAAATTAGATAATAGACTCACCAATAGAGTATGTGACAG ATCTCTTGACTGTCCAGAGGCGATGTATTGTACCAAGTCCAGTCAATTGGACTGGCGAGACCTGATACATTCTTTATCTATTATACAACAG GCTGAAAATAACTTGAGAATAGCAAAGGCCAGACTTATTGAGTTAATTCAAAGGAACTCCAAAATGACTTCCGTTGCTCATTAA